The bacterium genomic interval GACAGGTCGCCGCCCAGCACCACCGCCGCCGGGTTCATCAGGTTGAGCAGACCGGCCACGGCGGTGCCCAGGTGCTCGGCCGCCTCGCGGATGACCTGCAGCGCCAGGGGGTCGCCGTCCAGGGCGGCGTCCTCGATGTCGTGGATGGTGAACTCGCGCCGGGCCAGCACGCTGGTCGGGTACTCGCGGAGCAGCTCGCCCGCCCGCTCGCGCAGGGCCGGTCCGCCCACGAGGGTCACCAGGCAACCCCGTAGCCCGCAGATGCACGGCTTGCCATGGGGGTCGATGGCCAGGTGTCCGATCTCGCCGGCGACGCCGGTGGCGCCGCGGTAGATCTCGCCGCCGATGACGTGCCCGGAGCCGATGCCCGTGGCGACCTTGATATAGGCCAGGTTGTCGACGTCGGTGCCGCGGCCCCACCAGTGCTCGGCGAGGGCGCCGAGGTTGGCGTCGTTGTCGACGAAGAGGGGCACGCCGAGCTCTTCGGCGAGGTCCTCCAGGCCGAGGCGGCCTTCCCAGGCGGGCAGCACGACGGGCGACAGGTGGTCGGGCTCGGCCGGGTCGACGGGGCTGGGCACCGCGATGCCGATGCCCACCAGGGGGCGGTCGCCGGCGGCCGGCGAGGCGAGGAGGCGGCGGCAGAGGTCGGCGATGAGGCTGCGCGTCCCGGCGGGGTCCTTGCGCACCGGATGGTCGCAGCTCTCCCAGGCCAGCACGGCGCCGCGGAGGTCGGTCAGGGCCACGGCCACGTGGGCGGCGCCCATCTCGACGCCCAGGATCACGCAGGCGTCGTCGCGGAAGGCGAGCACGATGGGACGGCGTCCGCCGCGCGACTTGCCCTCGCCCAGTTCGGCGACCAGGCCGGTGGGCAGGATCTCGCCCACGACCTCCGACACGGTGGACCGCGACAGGCCCGCCAGGCGGGCGATCTCGGCGCGCGACACGCGGCGCTGATCCCAGATCAGGCGCAGCACGGCGTCCGCGAGGGGACGGGGACGGTCGGGGTCGCTGCGGCGCAACCCCTTCCGGATCAGGTTCTCGTTGTTCAAGACCGGCGACCTCACGAGGTGGATGAGTGTCAAGGGTCCCATCCTATTTGTGGAAGTAGATATTGTCCACCAGGACCAGTCGCGAGTCGTTCGTGCTGAGCACGAGCTGCCCGATGGCCCCCCAGTCCCAATCGCCGGCCGGCAGGGTGAAGTCGGCCAGGGGAAGGTCGAGCGACGACCAGCCGCCCGCCGTGAAGGCGGGGGTCGTGGCGCCGTCGAGGATCAGGTCCGGGGTCTCGGCGCCGCCCGAGGCGGGGAACGAGACGAGCTTCACCTTGAAGTTGGTGCCCGCCGGCGCGTAGACGTCCAGGTGCAGGTGCGTCATGGCCGCGGCGTCGATGGGGAAGTCGGCGAAGTCGATGCCCACGAAGTTGAGCGAGCTGTAGAGCTTCGCCGTGTCGCCGTCGATGTCGTACTCGGAGTACTGGGTCGTGCTGCCGCCCCAGTTGGCGCGCCAGGAGACGACGGGCATGTCCACGTACGGGCCGCTGAAGAGGGAGATCACGTCGGTGGCGGGCAGGGTCGGCGTGGGGGCCGGTCCGGTCGGAGGCTCGTAGCCGGTCACGGTGACGGTGCCGGCCACGTCCAGGTCGCCGAGCTTCGCCGTCACGATCGAGGAGCCGGTGCCCACCAGGTGGATCGTGTTGTCGGCGAGGCGCGCCACGGAC includes:
- a CDS encoding ROK family transcriptional regulator yields the protein MTLIHLVRSPVLNNENLIRKGLRRSDPDRPRPLADAVLRLIWDQRRVSRAEIARLAGLSRSTVSEVVGEILPTGLVAELGEGKSRGGRRPIVLAFRDDACVILGVEMGAAHVAVALTDLRGAVLAWESCDHPVRKDPAGTRSLIADLCRRLLASPAAGDRPLVGIGIAVPSPVDPAEPDHLSPVVLPAWEGRLGLEDLAEELGVPLFVDNDANLGALAEHWWGRGTDVDNLAYIKVATGIGSGHVIGGEIYRGATGVAGEIGHLAIDPHGKPCICGLRGCLVTLVGGPALRERAGELLREYPTSVLARREFTIHDIEDAALDGDPLALQVIREAAEHLGTAVAGLLNLMNPAAVVLGGDLSRLGELLLAPLRGSVRSRTLVNSVAAAEILVSRLGPQSVAVGAATLVLKEALGDSRLFPAVDEATGSAGGGAA